The sequence TACCGGGCCCATGCCGGAAACGCTCAACGAACTGGGCACCGTCACCCCTGTCGCCACTGTAACCGTGCTGCCGCAGCTGAGCGGCTACCTGACCGCCGTCGGCTACCGTGAAGGCCAGGAAGTCCAGAAAGGGCAATTTCTCGCGCAGATCGACCCGCGTCAGTATGAAATCAGCAAGCGTCAGGCGGAAGCCCAACTTGCCAAGGACAACGCAGCGCTAGCGCAAGCCCGCGCCGACCTCGCGCGTTACAGCCAACTGAACGAGCGCAAGTCGATCGCCCAGCAGACCTACGCAGACCAGCAGTTTCTCGTCCAGCAGGACGAAGCGGCGGTCAAGGCCGACGAAGCCAGCATCGCGCAATACGTCCTCGACCTGACCTATTGCCGTATCACGGCGCCGGTGTCAGGCAAGGTCGGGCTGCGCCTCGTCGACCCGGGCAACTATGTGACCGCATCGAGCCAGCCGGGCATTGCGGTCATTACGACAATGAAGCCGACCACCGTCGAATTCACCGTGCCGCAAACCGCGCTCGACAAGGTGCTGCAACGCACCACTGCCGGCGCGCAACTGCCGGTCACGGTGTTCAGCAGCGACAATGCACACCAGCTCGCCACCGGCACGCTGTACGCGATCAACAACCAGATGGCGACGGCTACCGGCACGGTCACGCTGCGCGCGGCCTTCGCCAATGACGACGAGCGGCTCTTTCCCAACGAATTCGTCAACGTCCGCCTGCTGGTGGACACCTTGCAGAACGCGTTGCTGGTGCCTACCTCCGCCGTGCAAAGCGGCGCGCCCGGCGACTATGTGTTTCTGGTCAACCCCGACAATACGGTGTCCGTCCGCAAGGTCGCGCTAGGACCCAGCGACGGCCAGCATACGGTGATCACGGCGGGGCTCGCCGCAGGCAATACCGTCGTGACGGACGGCCTGGATCG is a genomic window of Paraburkholderia sp. PREW-6R containing:
- a CDS encoding efflux RND transporter periplasmic adaptor subunit, which produces MSEAPAIPTKRPRRGRILILLVALVLIALVVFHLLHARAPKPVVAPQVVTVARVTTGPMPETLNELGTVTPVATVTVLPQLSGYLTAVGYREGQEVQKGQFLAQIDPRQYEISKRQAEAQLAKDNAALAQARADLARYSQLNERKSIAQQTYADQQFLVQQDEAAVKADEASIAQYVLDLTYCRITAPVSGKVGLRLVDPGNYVTASSQPGIAVITTMKPTTVEFTVPQTALDKVLQRTTAGAQLPVTVFSSDNAHQLATGTLYAINNQMATATGTVTLRAAFANDDERLFPNEFVNVRLLVDTLQNALLVPTSAVQSGAPGDYVFLVNPDNTVSVRKVALGPSDGQHTVITAGLAAGNTVVTDGLDRLSDGVKIKPSAARAATGATGASGASGSSGASGAAGAADARAASHSRPASAPASASAAS